In one window of Mucilaginibacter auburnensis DNA:
- a CDS encoding ATP-binding protein, giving the protein MLTDQMLLDILSKSKDATAVYDSADLHIRFVNQSMLALWGKNFSVKGKTIEDALPELHDQPFFDILKKIWQTGETYSATNTPASLMIDGELKTSFFDFEYRAILNEEGQTYAILHTSADVTQRVEAFKQVQEKQEHEELLHLKMTVANKNLSTANRELQTYNDSISRLNILLQESETDFKRLVQQAPVAILVFRGADMVIDIANHAMLEILNKDTSIIGKPLLQGLPEIEGATAVDMLFEVFNTGKALDGNEAPVPMMRDGVLETRYFNFSYRPLRDETGVVGVMDIAVDVTEQVLARKNLEDIIAEKTELAKTLRSSETRLQGILDTMAEGVGIIDANGQMVYANPMAQRILGLSEDEIKKRTYGDARWQNLRLDGSPLPDEEHPMAIMMRTGLASYDQEIAVQPPVGERMYISINSAPIFDERGTLTGGIGTFMDVTNRRKMMIQKDDFISVASHELKTPVTALKAALQLLERMKKDVNPNKFEKLLSQANKSLNKLSDLINSLLNSNRISQGRFPIHKTKFSIAELINECCQHVRTVGEHDIIFTGDLNLQITADEQLLDQVIVNLVNNAVKYAPKSREIKISVEELPNQVKVSVTDSGPGIPADKVKHIFERYYQADSDNRQFSGLGLGLYISAEIIHKHGGEIGVDSEPGNGSTFWFTLPLGE; this is encoded by the coding sequence ATGTTAACAGACCAAATGTTATTGGATATATTGTCAAAGTCAAAAGACGCTACCGCGGTTTATGACAGTGCAGACCTGCATATAAGGTTTGTTAACCAATCTATGCTTGCACTATGGGGTAAAAACTTCTCTGTTAAAGGAAAAACAATAGAAGATGCTTTGCCCGAACTGCATGACCAACCATTTTTTGACATTCTTAAAAAGATTTGGCAAACCGGCGAAACCTATTCGGCTACCAATACACCCGCATCATTAATGATTGACGGTGAGTTAAAAACATCATTTTTTGATTTTGAATATCGCGCCATTTTAAATGAAGAGGGCCAAACCTACGCAATACTCCACACTTCAGCTGATGTTACACAACGGGTTGAAGCCTTTAAACAGGTTCAGGAAAAGCAGGAGCATGAAGAGCTGCTTCATTTAAAAATGACGGTGGCCAATAAAAATCTATCAACGGCCAACCGCGAGCTCCAAACCTACAACGATAGCATCAGCAGGCTTAACATTCTGCTGCAAGAGTCTGAAACCGACTTTAAACGTTTGGTTCAACAGGCCCCTGTTGCTATTCTGGTGTTTAGAGGGGCAGATATGGTTATTGATATTGCTAACCATGCCATGCTTGAAATTTTAAATAAAGACACAAGCATTATTGGGAAGCCTTTACTACAGGGCCTGCCCGAAATTGAGGGAGCAACGGCTGTTGATATGTTATTTGAGGTATTTAACACAGGCAAGGCATTAGATGGGAACGAAGCACCTGTGCCCATGATGCGCGATGGTGTATTAGAAACCCGCTACTTTAATTTCAGCTACAGGCCGCTTAGAGATGAGACCGGAGTTGTTGGCGTAATGGATATTGCAGTTGACGTAACCGAACAGGTATTAGCACGCAAAAACCTGGAAGATATAATAGCTGAAAAAACCGAACTGGCTAAAACACTCCGTTCCAGCGAAACAAGACTGCAAGGTATTTTAGATACCATGGCCGAAGGCGTAGGTATTATTGATGCTAACGGACAAATGGTTTATGCTAACCCAATGGCGCAACGTATTTTAGGGCTCTCGGAAGACGAAATAAAAAAACGCACTTACGGCGATGCTCGCTGGCAAAACCTGCGTTTAGATGGTTCACCTTTGCCTGATGAGGAACACCCAATGGCTATAATGATGCGTACCGGGCTTGCCAGTTATGACCAGGAAATTGCTGTACAGCCACCAGTTGGCGAACGCATGTACATATCTATCAACTCGGCCCCTATTTTTGATGAGCGAGGCACACTCACCGGCGGCATAGGCACGTTTATGGATGTTACCAATCGCCGTAAAATGATGATACAAAAAGACGATTTCATCAGTGTGGCCAGTCATGAACTTAAAACACCTGTTACCGCGCTTAAAGCAGCCTTACAGCTATTAGAGCGCATGAAGAAGGATGTTAACCCGAACAAGTTTGAGAAGCTGTTATCCCAGGCAAATAAAAGCCTGAATAAGCTAAGTGACCTGATCAACAGCTTGCTTAACAGCAACCGCATTAGTCAGGGCCGCTTCCCTATTCATAAAACTAAATTCTCTATTGCCGAACTAATTAACGAATGTTGCCAGCATGTGCGCACTGTGGGCGAGCATGACATTATATTTACCGGCGACCTGAACCTGCAAATAACTGCTGATGAACAATTACTGGATCAGGTTATTGTCAACCTGGTTAACAATGCTGTTAAATACGCCCCAAAATCAAGAGAGATCAAAATAAGTGTTGAGGAACTTCCGAACCAGGTGAAGGTATCGGTTACAGACTCAGGGCCGGGGATACCGGCCGATAAGGTGAAACACATTTTTGAACGTTATTACCAGGCCGACAGCGATAACCGGCAATTCTCAGGGCTGGGCTTAGGCTTGTACATCAGCGCAGAGATCATCCACAAACATGGCGGTGAAATAGGTGTTGACAGCGAGCCGGGAAACGGCAGTACATTTTGGTTTACATTGCCGTTGGGTGAGTAA
- a CDS encoding DUF4132 domain-containing protein — protein MGLLDKIKQAFSNTVSSVTSLSESEFDKVLAQTHAEQKRLGGYFWGMKLNSINEYANNVVNWDDKKKIDFIIYCIVEIAKFYREIKSYSSSDENWQKIAVAEAYLAQLFKTKLTINEDDLKRLIEAFLQNKKWDWAALNRWPVLAMINQLSRQYKNGVPEGMLEPLTDIKNVFEKITDHYLQKEKLKIIEKINALLFTSIAQPEEIKPTLFLGEDRFAMYANNVINNLPLNEREIWYQLIARAIKASGAKPSAKYLNETKVLFKQLGVDKFKSIVNDWFAFVIGLKEITTVHNSSGYSYSTSVFLNGVSVDAIKGFVWMCAHFHDSNTLNNLAKLAERCYKKMPGVGPVAAAIGNACLFALFTSKGLDGIGHLSRLKLRVKQASAQQTIERYIEQAADDKGVTIHEIEDMAVDGLGLIAGKRIFEFENYTCELHVTGIGKSELSWIKADGTPQKSVPVSLKDQQSTRIKKIKEVQKQVDVATSAQRDRIDRMLRSSRKMSMDYFNEYYLNHGLISFIAKKIIWNITISGNTVSVIKKDDEWVDSTGTVVLPEVGALISLWHPATASVQEVKQWRNYLISNQIQQPLKQGFREVYLLTEAELNTRVYSNRMAAHVLKQHQFNMLAKTRGWKYALMGAFDNGINNGSAQLQLPEYGLKAEFWINEVAADDAFNETGIWNYVATDQIRFTRIADGEVVNLIDVPALPFTEVLRDVDLFVGVASIGNDPNWQDSGGVVALNTYWRAYSFGDLSELAKNRKEILEGLLPRLKINKVAAIKDKFLVVEGKLRTYKIHIGSTNILMEPNDQYLCIVPDRTKTNVSDNLFIPFEGDAGLSVILSKALMLADDDKITDKTITSQIKTR, from the coding sequence ATGGGCTTGCTTGATAAAATTAAACAGGCATTTTCAAATACCGTATCCTCCGTTACAAGCCTGTCTGAAAGTGAATTTGATAAGGTTCTTGCCCAAACACATGCCGAACAAAAAAGGCTCGGTGGATACTTTTGGGGTATGAAGCTTAATTCGATCAATGAATACGCAAATAATGTTGTCAATTGGGACGATAAGAAGAAAATTGACTTTATCATCTACTGTATAGTTGAGATAGCAAAGTTCTATAGAGAAATAAAGTCTTATTCTTCCTCAGACGAAAACTGGCAAAAAATTGCTGTAGCGGAAGCTTATTTAGCGCAACTGTTTAAAACAAAGCTGACAATTAACGAGGATGACCTGAAAAGATTGATTGAGGCTTTTTTGCAGAACAAGAAATGGGATTGGGCGGCACTTAACAGATGGCCGGTATTGGCAATGATCAATCAGCTATCCAGGCAATACAAAAATGGTGTTCCTGAAGGAATGTTGGAGCCCTTGACTGACATTAAGAATGTGTTTGAAAAAATTACAGACCATTACCTCCAAAAGGAAAAGCTAAAGATTATTGAAAAGATTAACGCACTGTTATTTACCTCAATAGCTCAACCGGAAGAAATTAAGCCTACACTTTTTTTGGGCGAGGACAGATTTGCAATGTATGCCAACAACGTTATTAACAACCTTCCACTTAATGAACGTGAAATATGGTACCAGTTAATAGCACGGGCTATAAAAGCAAGCGGTGCCAAGCCTTCGGCCAAGTACTTGAATGAAACCAAAGTGTTGTTTAAGCAACTTGGGGTTGATAAATTTAAAAGCATTGTTAATGATTGGTTTGCGTTTGTTATTGGCTTAAAAGAGATTACCACAGTTCACAACTCATCCGGTTACAGTTATTCAACATCTGTTTTTCTGAACGGAGTTAGCGTTGATGCCATTAAAGGCTTTGTTTGGATGTGTGCGCACTTTCATGACAGTAATACGCTCAATAATTTGGCAAAACTGGCTGAGCGATGCTATAAAAAAATGCCGGGTGTAGGGCCTGTGGCAGCGGCTATAGGTAACGCTTGCCTATTCGCGCTCTTTACTTCAAAAGGCCTTGATGGTATTGGTCATTTGTCGCGTTTGAAATTGCGGGTAAAACAAGCATCGGCCCAGCAAACTATTGAACGTTATATTGAACAGGCTGCTGATGACAAAGGTGTTACTATACACGAAATTGAAGATATGGCTGTTGACGGCTTGGGTTTAATAGCTGGTAAACGCATTTTTGAATTTGAAAACTATACGTGCGAATTACACGTAACGGGTATAGGTAAATCAGAACTTAGCTGGATAAAGGCAGACGGCACACCACAAAAATCTGTTCCGGTATCGTTGAAAGACCAGCAAAGCACACGCATAAAGAAAATTAAAGAAGTGCAAAAGCAGGTTGATGTTGCAACATCGGCACAACGCGACAGGATAGACCGGATGCTAAGAAGCAGCAGAAAAATGAGCATGGATTACTTTAACGAGTATTATCTTAACCATGGACTTATATCGTTCATCGCAAAGAAAATCATCTGGAATATTACAATTAGCGGCAACACAGTATCGGTTATAAAAAAAGATGATGAATGGGTTGATAGTACCGGAACAGTAGTTTTACCGGAAGTTGGTGCGCTCATATCATTGTGGCACCCGGCAACAGCATCGGTGCAAGAAGTTAAACAATGGCGAAATTATCTGATCAGTAATCAAATTCAACAACCGCTAAAGCAAGGCTTTAGAGAGGTTTACTTGTTAACCGAAGCCGAACTGAATACACGCGTATACAGTAACCGTATGGCGGCACACGTGCTAAAGCAACATCAGTTTAATATGCTGGCTAAAACCCGTGGCTGGAAGTATGCACTAATGGGCGCTTTCGATAATGGAATTAATAATGGTAGCGCGCAATTACAACTGCCTGAATACGGACTTAAAGCCGAGTTTTGGATAAACGAGGTTGCTGCCGACGATGCTTTTAACGAAACAGGAATATGGAATTATGTGGCTACTGACCAAATAAGGTTTACACGTATTGCCGACGGAGAAGTTGTTAATTTGATTGATGTACCTGCTTTGCCTTTTACGGAAGTGTTGCGCGATGTTGACCTTTTTGTAGGAGTAGCAAGCATAGGTAATGACCCTAACTGGCAGGATTCGGGTGGTGTTGTGGCTCTTAATACTTATTGGAGGGCTTACTCTTTCGGAGACCTTTCTGAACTGGCCAAAAATCGTAAAGAAATACTTGAGGGACTGTTGCCTCGCTTAAAAATAAACAAAGTTGCCGCTATTAAGGATAAGTTTTTGGTTGTTGAAGGAAAGCTACGAACTTATAAGATTCACATTGGCAGCACCAATATTTTAATGGAGCCTAATGATCAGTATTTGTGCATAGTGCCAGATAGAACAAAAACAAACGTATCAGACAATCTCTTTATCCCTTTTGAGGGCGATGCCGGTCTTTCGGTCATCCTGTCAAAGGCACTCATGTTGGCTGATGATGATAAAATAACAGATAAAACCATTACATCACAAATAAAAACGCGATAG
- a CDS encoding SemiSWEET family sugar transporter, with protein MESTQILGLVAGVCTSAASLPQIITTIKTKKAADVSPFMFIVLLTGNSLWVWYGFIKSDFPIIATNIVSIILSGVMLYLKFKYHKKDE; from the coding sequence ATGGAAAGCACCCAGATATTAGGATTGGTGGCCGGCGTATGCACATCAGCAGCCAGTTTACCTCAAATTATTACCACCATCAAAACCAAAAAAGCGGCTGATGTATCGCCGTTTATGTTTATTGTGTTACTCACCGGCAACTCCCTATGGGTATGGTATGGATTCATTAAATCAGACTTCCCCATCATTGCCACCAATATCGTATCTATAATTTTATCGGGGGTTATGCTTTATCTCAAGTTTAAGTACCACAAGAAAGATGAGTAG
- a CDS encoding DNA alkylation repair protein, with translation MTATEVLGKLEALGDEKVRVQNAKRGASPNQFGVKMGDIRAVAKALKTNHKLALELWATGNVEARLVAILVMVPKELSVDELDTMVRSERFPWAADWLSSYVIKEHPEKEQLRIRWMQSDDPMTARAGWSLTASKIARDAAGLDLPALLDRIETEMPTAAPEVQWTMNTALAYIGIHHPPLRERALAIGERLGIFRDYPVSKGCTSPFAPIWINEMVKRGSK, from the coding sequence ATGACCGCTACAGAAGTACTCGGCAAATTAGAAGCCCTTGGCGATGAAAAAGTTCGTGTGCAAAACGCTAAGCGCGGCGCCAGCCCTAATCAGTTTGGTGTTAAAATGGGCGATATACGTGCCGTAGCCAAGGCTTTAAAAACCAACCATAAGCTGGCACTTGAACTTTGGGCCACCGGAAATGTGGAGGCGCGGCTGGTAGCTATCCTCGTCATGGTGCCGAAAGAACTTTCTGTTGATGAGTTGGACACCATGGTGCGTTCAGAGCGGTTCCCGTGGGCGGCAGACTGGCTGAGCAGCTATGTTATTAAGGAGCATCCTGAGAAGGAACAGTTGCGTATACGCTGGATGCAAAGCGACGATCCTATGACCGCCCGGGCCGGATGGAGCCTTACTGCAAGTAAGATTGCACGGGATGCAGCAGGTTTGGATCTGCCCGCATTGCTTGATCGTATTGAAACAGAAATGCCCACCGCCGCGCCCGAAGTACAGTGGACCATGAACACGGCCCTGGCTTACATAGGCATTCATCACCCTCCGTTGCGTGAGCGGGCTTTGGCAATAGGAGAACGCTTAGGCATTTTCCGTGATTACCCGGTATCAAAAGGGTGTACCTCGCCGTTCGCACCGATATGGATCAATGAGATGGTGAAACGCGGCAGCAAATGA
- a CDS encoding tetratricopeptide repeat protein, whose product MRFWATLSVCFMLLLNHAVAQEQHQIDILKKLVEKPGADTSKALHYIELSKLYYLQKPDTGAIYANKALLISDKLEFKRGRMKALTQVGFSLWLLGDPASALEAFFESNDIADDLNDRWTTARNYDGMACANLEQGEINDGIDYANKSVALFAELKDYSNMVNVLNDVSFGYQSIGKLNLALQYAKHAYQLALKTNNRQWLPLSLGNIGRIYSRLNKDSLALKYLRKAVQLDKHPKAWIQSNTYNTLADVYRKMGQRDSSIYYYRQGFKVATDAAIIQNALISSTMLARLYEGYNDAEAVKYYRKAIALKDSLSSAEKTKKFVLVAITDQRHKEELAEERKRAREVHEQNLQLLAIAVFIPFFLIVVLLLSRTKTHRRIIEFMSVLALLFVFEFITLLIHPLIGKITDHTPVLELLILVALAAVLVPLHHNLTHWLKHKLVDAHVAAAPKKHHDENHPIEVEVKQDTN is encoded by the coding sequence ATGAGGTTTTGGGCAACACTTTCTGTTTGTTTTATGCTTTTGCTGAACCATGCTGTAGCGCAGGAGCAACACCAGATTGATATACTTAAAAAACTGGTTGAGAAACCCGGCGCCGATACTTCAAAGGCGCTGCATTACATTGAACTTAGCAAGCTTTATTACCTTCAAAAACCCGACACTGGTGCCATATACGCCAATAAGGCGCTTTTAATTAGCGACAAGCTTGAATTTAAGCGTGGCCGCATGAAGGCGCTTACACAGGTAGGCTTTTCTTTATGGTTATTAGGTGACCCGGCTTCAGCCTTGGAGGCTTTTTTTGAATCTAATGACATTGCCGATGATCTGAACGACCGATGGACCACTGCACGGAATTATGATGGTATGGCATGCGCCAATTTAGAGCAGGGCGAAATAAATGATGGTATTGACTACGCCAATAAATCGGTTGCGTTATTTGCTGAACTGAAAGACTATTCTAATATGGTGAACGTGCTTAATGATGTTAGTTTCGGTTATCAGTCAATAGGTAAATTGAATTTAGCGTTGCAATATGCCAAACATGCTTATCAGTTGGCGCTAAAAACTAATAACAGGCAGTGGCTTCCGCTATCATTAGGTAATATTGGTCGCATTTACAGCCGTTTAAATAAGGATAGTTTGGCGTTGAAATATCTGCGTAAAGCAGTGCAATTGGATAAGCATCCAAAAGCATGGATACAAAGCAACACTTACAATACTTTGGCTGATGTTTACCGTAAGATGGGGCAGCGCGACTCAAGCATTTACTATTACCGGCAAGGGTTTAAGGTAGCTACAGACGCGGCAATTATTCAGAATGCCTTAATAAGCAGCACCATGCTGGCACGCCTATACGAAGGCTATAACGATGCCGAAGCTGTAAAGTATTATCGTAAAGCTATTGCGCTTAAAGACAGTTTGAGCAGTGCCGAGAAAACAAAGAAGTTTGTACTGGTAGCCATTACCGATCAAAGGCATAAGGAAGAACTTGCCGAAGAGCGCAAGCGAGCTCGTGAAGTGCACGAACAGAATTTGCAGCTGTTGGCTATTGCTGTTTTCATACCTTTTTTTCTGATAGTAGTGCTGTTGCTTAGCCGCACCAAAACGCACCGCCGCATTATTGAATTTATGAGTGTGCTGGCGCTGCTTTTTGTGTTTGAGTTTATTACCCTGCTTATCCATCCGCTTATTGGTAAAATCACCGACCATACGCCGGTATTGGAGCTTTTGATATTGGTAGCATTGGCCGCTGTATTGGTGCCGCTGCACCATAATTTAACGCACTGGCTCAAGCATAAACTGGTAGATGCCCATGTTGCTGCTGCGCCCAAAAAGCATCATGATGAAAACCATCCTATAGAAGTTGAGGTTAAACAAGATACTAACTAA
- a CDS encoding dienelactone hydrolase family protein, with amino-acid sequence MSQINKEDIKQEVFDLYDDYAHSRVDRRDFMQRLSLYAVGGLTVSSLMSFLMPDYKGNIQIKADDARLKSEFINYPSPKGGGTIKALLSKPADAKGKLGGILVVHENRGLNPYIEDVARRAALAGFITLAPDALSPLGGYPGNDDEGRTMQAKRNPKEMEEDFIAGFEYLKNHKDCNGKVGVVGFCYGGGIANMLAVREPDLAAAVPFYGGQPAAADVPKIKAPLMLHYAALDTRINAGWPAYEAALKENGKKYQAFIYENANHGFHNDTTPRYDKAAAELAWTRTIDFFKQNLK; translated from the coding sequence ATGAGCCAGATAAACAAAGAAGACATTAAACAGGAAGTATTTGATCTGTACGACGATTATGCCCACAGCCGTGTTGACCGCCGCGATTTTATGCAAAGATTATCGCTTTATGCAGTTGGCGGACTGACAGTTAGCTCGCTGATGAGTTTTTTAATGCCCGATTATAAAGGCAACATCCAGATCAAGGCCGATGATGCCCGCTTAAAATCAGAATTTATTAATTACCCATCGCCAAAAGGCGGGGGGACCATAAAGGCCTTGTTATCAAAACCCGCTGATGCCAAAGGCAAGTTAGGCGGCATACTGGTTGTTCATGAAAACCGCGGCCTTAACCCCTACATTGAAGATGTGGCCCGCAGGGCCGCTTTGGCGGGTTTTATTACCCTGGCTCCCGATGCGCTGTCGCCTTTAGGCGGTTACCCGGGCAATGATGATGAGGGCCGCACTATGCAGGCCAAACGCAACCCCAAAGAAATGGAAGAAGACTTTATTGCAGGCTTCGAGTATCTTAAAAACCATAAGGATTGCAACGGCAAAGTTGGTGTGGTGGGCTTTTGCTACGGCGGTGGCATAGCCAACATGCTGGCTGTTAGAGAACCCGACTTAGCCGCCGCCGTACCATTTTATGGCGGTCAACCTGCAGCTGCTGATGTACCCAAAATAAAAGCGCCGCTAATGTTGCACTACGCCGCTTTAGATACCCGTATCAACGCCGGGTGGCCGGCTTATGAAGCCGCTTTAAAAGAGAACGGTAAAAAGTACCAGGCTTTTATTTATGAGAACGCCAATCACGGTTTTCATAACGATACCACGCCACGGTATGATAAAGCCGCCGCCGAACTGGCCTGGACCCGCACCATCGACTTTTTTAAACAGAACCTGAAATAG
- a CDS encoding carboxypeptidase-like regulatory domain-containing protein, with amino-acid sequence MNKFIFYLLFILTAIVLSYSAFAQKGEFIINGKVTEQGGTPIRQATVSINNKGIGTSTNQDGLFILHIPTANVQDTLNISCIGYQTDHIPIANLKDGQSLEIKLAVSNTELLEVTITHYDAVKIIQKAISRIPQNNINQQHLLRGFYRMYTYKKDVPLQLSEAVFDVFNFGYGDKRADLFKLAKARNEKNTKDFSSIEFGQRPNTIFEQDIVNHLPACGFLNEEGIERHEFEVNGIVDINGRDAYQVDFKEKPGQTKDTYRGQMFIDTKTYAFLYFDYGLSPAGLATPAKNNFVLKSLVTIGGVGLKMTADHMRVNYQQVNNKWVLASVEGSDAITVSGPSPKDNYNAQIKFNYQITKIDTNEEPIESNIGRNESINNYKSSGGEKFWKDYNILLSDFNADEVLKKIQAINKGK; translated from the coding sequence ATGAATAAATTTATTTTTTACCTGCTTTTTATACTCACCGCTATCGTGCTTAGCTACTCGGCATTTGCGCAAAAAGGCGAGTTTATTATTAATGGTAAGGTTACTGAACAAGGTGGCACGCCTATAAGGCAGGCAACTGTAAGCATCAACAATAAAGGCATTGGCACATCTACCAACCAGGATGGCTTATTCATTCTTCATATCCCAACCGCCAACGTTCAGGATACACTAAATATATCGTGCATTGGTTATCAAACAGACCACATTCCTATCGCCAATCTAAAAGACGGACAGTCGCTTGAAATAAAGTTGGCCGTAAGCAATACTGAATTATTGGAGGTTACTATCACGCATTATGATGCGGTAAAGATCATTCAAAAAGCTATTTCGCGCATCCCTCAAAATAACATTAATCAGCAACACCTGCTGCGTGGTTTTTACCGCATGTATACCTATAAAAAAGATGTACCGCTACAATTATCAGAAGCTGTTTTTGATGTGTTTAACTTTGGCTACGGCGATAAACGTGCCGACCTGTTTAAACTGGCTAAGGCCCGAAATGAAAAAAACACTAAAGACTTCAGCTCAATTGAGTTTGGCCAGCGCCCCAATACTATTTTTGAGCAGGACATTGTGAACCACCTGCCGGCCTGCGGTTTTTTAAATGAGGAAGGCATTGAACGCCATGAGTTTGAAGTGAACGGCATTGTTGATATTAATGGCAGAGATGCTTACCAGGTTGACTTTAAAGAAAAGCCCGGACAAACCAAAGACACCTATCGCGGACAAATGTTTATTGATACTAAAACTTACGCTTTTTTGTATTTTGATTATGGGCTGAGTCCTGCGGGGCTGGCAACGCCTGCTAAAAACAACTTCGTATTAAAATCATTGGTAACCATTGGTGGTGTGGGCCTAAAAATGACCGCTGACCATATGCGGGTAAATTATCAGCAGGTAAACAACAAATGGGTGCTGGCTTCGGTTGAGGGCAGCGATGCTATTACGGTTAGCGGCCCATCGCCAAAAGACAACTACAACGCGCAAATAAAATTCAACTACCAGATAACCAAGATTGACACCAACGAAGAGCCTATTGAGAGTAATATTGGCCGTAACGAAAGCATCAATAATTACAAAAGCAGCGGCGGTGAAAAATTCTGGAAAGATTATAACATCCTGTTATCAGATTTTAACGCCGATGAGGTTTTAAAAAAAATACAGGCAATTAACAAAGGAAAATAA
- a CDS encoding serine hydrolase domain-containing protein, with protein MRRSIIVAVVPFILLLLCGSINPQPQAGSGYDFSAVDKYIEQNMGAYNNHVAVLIMQNNKVIYRKEVNMTIKTNYGIASASKWLSAAVIAALIDEKKIALDDTVGKFLPLYSKYGKGNITIRQLFSHTAGFAGDEGAVQPLRQKFEYRPGLTLAQAADSIAIKTPLANKPGSVFNYGSTSMQIAGRIAEVVTGKNWQAIFDEKIGRPCQMQAVYKQLSTKNPLLAGGVTTSAADYINFLNMLANGGVFEGKQVLSETTVKLMMTDQTRGALIKGTPFPANPYATPPVRSVRYGLGNWLDVLNADGSVAESSSPGLFGTHPWQNPKQHLAGIIFTQTLPKRSQPVSLKIRQMVREIVEKG; from the coding sequence ATGCGCAGGAGTATTATAGTGGCTGTTGTGCCGTTCATCTTGCTGCTGTTGTGTGGTAGCATCAACCCGCAACCACAAGCAGGCAGCGGTTATGATTTTTCGGCAGTTGACAAATACATTGAGCAAAACATGGGCGCCTACAATAACCATGTAGCCGTTTTGATCATGCAGAATAACAAGGTAATCTACCGGAAAGAGGTGAACATGACCATTAAAACCAATTACGGTATTGCCTCGGCATCTAAGTGGTTATCCGCTGCGGTTATTGCAGCGCTTATTGACGAAAAAAAGATAGCCCTTGATGATACGGTTGGCAAATTTCTGCCACTCTACTCCAAATACGGCAAGGGCAATATCACCATCAGGCAATTGTTCTCGCACACGGCAGGTTTTGCCGGAGATGAAGGCGCGGTGCAACCTTTAAGGCAAAAATTTGAATATCGCCCCGGCCTGACGCTGGCTCAGGCCGCCGACTCCATCGCCATAAAAACGCCCTTGGCTAACAAACCGGGTTCCGTTTTTAACTATGGCAGTACTTCCATGCAAATAGCAGGGCGCATTGCCGAGGTTGTTACCGGTAAAAACTGGCAAGCCATCTTTGACGAAAAAATTGGTCGCCCCTGCCAGATGCAGGCGGTGTACAAACAGCTCAGCACAAAAAACCCGTTACTGGCAGGCGGGGTAACCACATCGGCAGCAGACTATATTAACTTTTTAAATATGCTGGCTAATGGAGGCGTGTTTGAAGGGAAGCAGGTGTTAAGCGAAACGACTGTTAAATTGATGATGACCGACCAAACCCGCGGCGCGCTCATTAAAGGAACGCCGTTTCCGGCCAATCCTTATGCTACACCGCCTGTGCGTTCTGTAAGGTATGGCTTAGGCAACTGGCTGGATGTTTTAAATGCTGACGGATCAGTTGCGGAAAGCAGTAGTCCGGGTTTGTTTGGCACCCATCCCTGGCAAAACCCAAAACAACACCTGGCCGGCATAATATTTACTCAAACGCTGCCCAAACGAAGCCAACCGGTGAGCCTTAAAATAAGGCAGATGGTGCGCGAAATTGTTGAGAAAGGTTAA